GGCCTTGCCTTGGGCGTAGCGATTCTCTTCGGCTTGGCGGGGATGTCGTTTCTCCGGTCGGTGTTTCTGGGGGTGAACGTGGCGACGTTCGTGTGTTACGGGTACGACAAGTACATGGCCGCGTCGGGGGGCTGGCGCGTGCCGGAGTTTGTGCTGCATGCGCTGGCGGCGGCGGGCGGTTCGCCGGCGGCGCTGGTCGCGCAAATCTTCTTCCGCCACAAGACGCGCGACAGCCGGTTCCGGCGCGTGTTTTTCGCGATTGTCGCGGTGCAGGTGGTGCTGGCGTGCCTGTATCTGCGGTACGGGGGCTGAGGTTCGCGCGCGATTGCCCGCCGCCTACCGTTCCACGACCAGGAACGACAAGACGTCCGCGGTCCACATGTCCGGGTTTGCTTCCAGGCGTTCCATGAGTTCGAGCACTTCCTCGTGAGCGAGGCGAATGAAAGGTTCGCGCGGCTGGGCCCGGCTGCAGATGGCGGGGTCAAACAAGGGCTCGTCGGAGATGATAATCGCCATATGCTCCCAGCCCACGGGCCCTCCTTCGCCGTAATACAATCCGTTGCGGTCGAGGCCGTCTTGCGGAAGCAGGCCGGGCCCGTCCGCGTTCGGGATGAAACAGCGCTGTCCGGCCTGCACGCGGGCGTTTCCCGGCAAGACAAACGCGCTCGGCACATTGAGCCAAATGCTGCCGCTGGTTCCGAGGTTGAGCAGCGTCGCATAGCCGTTCCGCGTCGCGGTGAATTCGAACTGGAGCGAACTGCCTTTCGTGATGGCGTCCACGGGCAGCGCCTGGACGGTCTTCCGGTTCACGTTCAGCGATGTCGCGTCGCGGGTGGTCAGTTTGGGCATCTTGAACCGCATGGGTTGCGCCTGTTGCGTCTTGGCCTTCAATCGTTCCAGGAATTCCTGGAACAGCGTGGGATAACCCATGAGCCGTATCACGTTGGGCGCGACCTTGTGCTGGTTCACCAGTTCTTCGAGGGCCTGGTAGTGGCTGGTCTGGTCGAGAAGGCGCTCGAGGAGCCCGAACAGTTTCTCCGCCATGGCTTCGAAGGCCTGCTGCGCCTTCTGGAACTCGCCCATGACGGCCGCGTGCCGCTCGTCGGCCTCCGCCTTGCGCGCCTTGGCGTTGCGCGCGCCGTCGAGGTCGTTGCGCAGTTCCGCCATCTTGATTTCGTGTTCGAGCGCGGCCTGTTCGAGGCCGTGCCGGAGCTTCTCGTGTTCGCCCTGGGCCTTGAGTATGTCGGCGCGGTGCCTTTGCTCAAGGACTGCCTTCTGGCGCGCTTTCTGCTCTTCGTTGAGGCTCCGGTCGTTCGCGATCCGGGCCATTTCCGTGTCGTGGCGCGCCTGGAGTTCGTCCTCCCGGCGCTTGGCCGCGAGCGCCTGTTCCCGCTCGCGGGCGATGCGGCTCAGGTCTTCCTTGCGCCTGCGTTCGGCTTCCGCGCGCTGTGCGGCTTCGCTTTCCCACGCCGGCGCCGCGGTAACGGCAAGCTGCAATCCGAAACCGCCCAAAGACTGGTTGAACTGCTCCTGCCACCACGAAGCGGGCAGCGCGTTGTGGTCGCGCAGCAATTCCAGGGTCAGGTCCGGGCGATCGTGGCGCAGCGTCCGGCGGACGAACTGCAGCAGCGCGTCGGCCAGCCACGATTCGACCAGCTTCTTCGAGAGCGAGGCGCCCGCGCGGGCCATTTCGACCGGCTGCAGCGGATGCCGCGCCAGGAACTGTTCCGGGTTGGCGACCTGCCATTGGCATGGGACCAGCATGTCGTAGGGGCGGCCCGCGCCGTCCTGCTTCACGCCCGCGAAGGCGAGCTGGGCGCTGCTCACGTCCTTGTAGACGCGCAGAAAAGACAGGCCCTTCCTGCCCTGCAGGTTGCCCGGCAGCCTCCTGCCCGGCGCCGCCGGCGCGGCGCCCGGCCCGTCCGGCGCGGCCAGGAACAAGAGCGAATTCGGCGCGGCGTCCGGCGCTTTCTCGCTCCACCAGCCCTTGGCCGGTTCCACCCGCTCGACGGCCCAATCGTTCCTTGCATCCTTGGCCATAAATACATGCCTCCCGTTGTGATGGC
This DNA window, taken from Candidatus Hydrogenedentota bacterium, encodes the following:
- a CDS encoding DUF1294 domain-containing protein; amino-acid sequence: MKSPSQNMFIVALGLALGVAILFGLAGMSFLRSVFLGVNVATFVCYGYDKYMAASGGWRVPEFVLHALAAAGGSPAALVAQIFFRHKTRDSRFRRVFFAIVAVQVVLACLYLRYGG
- a CDS encoding DUF4384 domain-containing protein: MAKDARNDWAVERVEPAKGWWSEKAPDAAPNSLLFLAAPDGPGAAPAAPGRRLPGNLQGRKGLSFLRVYKDVSSAQLAFAGVKQDGAGRPYDMLVPCQWQVANPEQFLARHPLQPVEMARAGASLSKKLVESWLADALLQFVRRTLRHDRPDLTLELLRDHNALPASWWQEQFNQSLGGFGLQLAVTAAPAWESEAAQRAEAERRRKEDLSRIAREREQALAAKRREDELQARHDTEMARIANDRSLNEEQKARQKAVLEQRHRADILKAQGEHEKLRHGLEQAALEHEIKMAELRNDLDGARNAKARKAEADERHAAVMGEFQKAQQAFEAMAEKLFGLLERLLDQTSHYQALEELVNQHKVAPNVIRLMGYPTLFQEFLERLKAKTQQAQPMRFKMPKLTTRDATSLNVNRKTVQALPVDAITKGSSLQFEFTATRNGYATLLNLGTSGSIWLNVPSAFVLPGNARVQAGQRCFIPNADGPGLLPQDGLDRNGLYYGEGGPVGWEHMAIIISDEPLFDPAICSRAQPREPFIRLAHEEVLELMERLEANPDMWTADVLSFLVVER